A region from the Flavobacteriales bacterium genome encodes:
- a CDS encoding choice-of-anchor L domain-containing protein — protein MEARKWMVVLASNVLAVAASGQLTTSNTLTPEQLVQQVLLGGGVTVSNVTFNGLPGTTINEQIGSFDGSNSNIGLANGLMLATGDLTSGPGPNNSDSYSSGGGNFGANDADLELLVGGLGTNDKAVLEFDFVPTGDSLSFNFVFGSDEYDEFVCGTVTDVFGFFVSGPGLNGPYSNNAVNIALVPNTNVPISINTVNLGVPGSTTGGDPTQCANLDPNWTANSVYYVQNPAGSPTVGYDGFTVVLTASVIVQCGQQYHIKLALADVGDTVWDSGVFLEGGSFTSPNNIDLEIVTASADGTLTEGCTDATFTITRPGSDSDIDVSVVVGGTATNGTDYTSIPTVITIPDGQNSVSFPIEAFEDNVAEGQEEIVLTATFINACGDTSVSTATVPIVEYVPMILSTTNLLLECEDDSVLVTAAVSGGFGDLSPVWEDGVTGLVNWVPGLEDGEYTITVTDECNKTVASTVVVESGCDIVIPNVFSPNNDGENDKFIIEGILGTTNTVTIFNRWGQKVYEASNYRNQWDADGVSDGTYYYEVTVEGAEKPFTGHLTILNNKR, from the coding sequence ATGGAAGCAAGGAAGTGGATGGTGGTACTGGCGTCGAACGTCCTGGCCGTTGCGGCATCGGGGCAGTTGACGACCAGCAATACCCTTACCCCGGAGCAGTTGGTGCAACAGGTGCTATTGGGCGGTGGTGTAACGGTAAGCAACGTGACGTTCAATGGGCTGCCCGGGACGACCATCAATGAGCAGATCGGGAGTTTCGATGGAAGCAACAGCAACATCGGCTTGGCCAATGGCCTCATGCTGGCCACGGGTGACCTCACCAGTGGGCCCGGCCCGAACAACTCGGACAGCTATTCCTCCGGTGGTGGCAACTTCGGGGCGAACGATGCGGACCTGGAACTTCTTGTTGGTGGCCTGGGAACCAACGACAAGGCGGTCCTCGAATTCGATTTCGTTCCGACCGGCGATTCCCTGAGCTTCAATTTCGTTTTCGGCAGCGACGAATACGACGAGTTCGTGTGCGGGACCGTGACCGATGTGTTCGGGTTCTTCGTCAGTGGGCCCGGTCTGAACGGTCCTTACTCGAACAACGCGGTGAACATCGCCCTTGTGCCGAACACCAATGTGCCCATTTCCATCAACACGGTGAACCTTGGCGTGCCCGGCAGCACCACTGGGGGTGATCCCACTCAGTGCGCCAACCTGGACCCGAACTGGACGGCAAACTCCGTTTATTATGTGCAGAACCCCGCAGGCAGCCCCACAGTTGGCTACGACGGATTCACCGTGGTCCTAACGGCGAGCGTGATCGTCCAGTGCGGGCAGCAATACCATATCAAGCTGGCCCTTGCGGACGTCGGCGACACGGTTTGGGACAGTGGTGTGTTCCTGGAAGGCGGCAGTTTCACCAGCCCGAACAACATCGACCTGGAGATCGTGACCGCCAGCGCCGACGGCACATTGACGGAGGGATGCACCGATGCCACCTTCACCATCACGCGGCCCGGCTCTGACAGCGACATCGACGTGAGCGTTGTGGTGGGCGGCACGGCAACGAACGGCACGGACTACACGAGCATCCCCACGGTCATCACCATCCCCGACGGGCAGAACAGCGTGAGCTTCCCCATCGAAGCGTTCGAGGACAATGTGGCCGAAGGACAAGAAGAGATCGTGCTCACCGCCACGTTCATCAACGCGTGCGGCGATACGAGTGTCAGCACCGCCACCGTGCCCATCGTCGAGTACGTGCCCATGATCCTGAGCACCACCAACCTGCTGTTGGAGTGCGAGGACGACAGCGTGCTGGTTACGGCCGCGGTCTCAGGCGGATTCGGCGACCTGAGCCCGGTTTGGGAGGACGGTGTGACCGGCCTGGTGAACTGGGTGCCCGGCCTGGAGGACGGAGAGTACACGATCACCGTTACCGATGAGTGCAACAAGACGGTCGCTTCCACCGTGGTGGTGGAGAGCGGCTGCGACATCGTGATCCCCAACGTGTTCAGCCCCAACAACGATGGCGAGAACGACAAGTTCATCATCGAAGGGATCCTCGGGACCACCAACACCGTCACCATATTCAACCGCTGGGGGCAGAAGGTGTACGAGGCGAGCAACTACCGCAACCAGTGGGATGCCGATGGCGTGAGCGACGGCACCTATTACTACGAGGTGACGGTGGAAGGCGCGGAGAAGCCCTTCACGGGCCACCTCACCATCCTGAACAACAAGCGCTGA